The sequence AGAGGGGTTGCCCGGCGTTCGTGCGAAAATCACCCCGTTTCGCACAATTTGAGTCTCCAGGCGGCCAGTTCGTCACGCTCCCAGGTAGGGCCATCGCCTCGCCGGGGCAGGGACCTGCCGCGCTGTCTTGCGTGCAGGGCGCGAACTGGTATAAGGGTTACGGATCGTAGCGTGACATCTGGTCTGCAGCGGCGCACCGGAGCGAACCGCATACTCTACGGATTGGGCAGCGGTCGCAGAGCGGTGACTTCCTGCACGCAGTCTTTCCAAGCCTGACAATCTGGGCGTGATAGTCGTTGAAGAGCTTCACGTCCGGGGGCAGATGATCGGAGAAGAGGCGCTGCGTCCGGTCGTAGGAGACCTTCTCCGGCAGGAGGCCGTAGCGCGAGAATATCCGCCTGGTGTAGGCATCGACGACGAAGACCGGCTTTCTACAGGCGTAAAGCAGGATGGTATCCACGGTCTCCTTCCCAAAGCCCCTGACCGCGAGCAGGCGCTCACGGAGTGCGCCTGTCTCCACGGCAGCCATCACCGCCGGGTCGGCCTGAAACTCAGCGACGTAGATCCCGGCGAACTCCTGGATCCGCTCCGCCTTCTGGTTATAGAACCGGGACGGGATGATCAGTCGGGCGATATCACCGGTGTCGGCCGCGGCGAGCAGGTCGGGGTCGAGCATCCCGGCGGCTTCCAGGTTCGCGATGGCCTGCGCCGCGTTTGTCCAGGAGACGTTCTGGGTGAGGATAGCGCCGACCATCGTCTCGAAGGGGGTCTTTGCAGGCCACCAGTGCTGGTGGCCGAACGCAGCGTGCAGGGCGTCGTAGATCGCGAGCAGGTCGCCGGTGAGGGGTTTCGGTCTCATCGGCAGACCTCCTCCTGCCACCACGGCCGTGCGGCGATCGGCATCCGCCAGTCGGTGCCGAAGGCGCGGCCGGTCACCCTGATCCCGGGCGCGGCCTGCCGGCGCTTGAACTCGGCCAACCTGACCATCCTGAGGACCCGGTGGACGGTCTCCGCGGGATACCCGGCGGCGATGATATCACCTGGAGACTCGAAACAATCGATGTGGCGATGGAGGATGGCGTCGAGAAGGTCATAGGGGGGGAGGACCTCCTGGTCGGTCTGGCCGGGGCGGAGCTCTGCCGAGGGAGGTTTCTCCAGCACCCGGTCGGGGATGATGGTACGCTCCCTGTTCAACCACCGGCTGATCCGGTAGACCATCCCTTTCGATATGTCGCCGATCACCGCAAGTCCCCCCGCCATATCCCCATAGAGGGTGGAGTAGCCGACCGCGGCCTCTGATTTGTTCCCGGTGGAGAGCAGCATGGAGTCAAACTTGTTGGCAAGGGCCATCAGGACTACTGCCCGGATCCGGGCCTGCAGGTTCTCCTCGGTGGTGTCCCGGGGAAGCCCGGCGAAGATCCCAGCGAGGATTCCGTCGAACGCCTCCATCGCCGGTGCGATCGGAAGAGAACACGTCCGGATGCCGAGGCTCTCTGCAACCTCCCGCGCATCCTCGATGCTCTCCGGCGAGGTGTAGGGCGAGGGGAGGAGCACCCCAAGGACGTTCTCCGGCCCCAGTGCCCGGGCAGCGACCGCGGCCACGAGCGATGAGTCGATCCCGCCGGAGAGGCCGAGGAGGGCCGTCTCAAAACCAGATTTCCGGACGTAATCGCGGGTGCCGAGCACCAGTGCCCGCCAGATCTCGGATTCAGGTGTGAGATCGTCGGGAGCGACCGCCTGCGGGCCGGGGCGGTCGAGATCGACAGTCACGATATCTTCAGCGAAGGCCGCCCCCCGGGAGATGAGCGTTCCGTCGGCGCTAAAAGCAGAACTCCGCCCATCAAAGACCAGGTCGTCGTTCCCGCCGACGAGGTTCGCTACGGCGATCGGGATCTGGTGATCCCTTGCGGTGCGGGAGAGCGCCTCCTCGCGCAGACCCTGCCTTCCGACAGCAAACGGTGATGCGGAGATGTTCACGATAACCTCAGCGCCGGCACGGACCAGCGCTCCGGCAGACCGTCCGCCGCACCAGATCTCCTCCCCGATAGAGACTCCAACTCTTCTCCCGCCGATGCTGAGGACCCGGGGAGCCCCGGCCGCCGGCTCAAAGTAACGACCTTCATCGAGTGCGCCGGAGGGGGAGAGATGGGTCTTTCCGAACGTCTCCCGGACAGCCCCGTTCCTGAGGAGGGCTGCGGCGTTGAGGAGCGGTCGACCGGGGCCGGCGCGATCCTGCGCGGCAAAACCGACGATGACCGGCGGCGCATCCTCAAGGTCGGCGGCCAGGTCTTCCAGGACCTCGAGGCTTCGCTCCACAAACCCTCTCCCGAGGAGCAGGTCCCGTGGCGGGCACCCGGTCAGGGAGAGCTCCGGGGCCAGGATCAGGTCAGGCCGGGAGCGTGCTGCCTCCTCGGCGCCTGCTGCTATTCTGCCAGCGTTGCCGGTAAGGTCTCCGACGACCGTGTTCACCTGGAGGAGTGCGATCTTCATCTGTCCTGATCACTATTGGCGGAACCGATGGCATATGCCTTTCCACGGCCCTGCTCGCAGGAGAAAGAGGGCTGCGATACCCTGCGGGGCACTCCAGATCAGATCCCTTTTAAGGGCCGGAGGCTAAAGCGCCATTAGAGACTATGCAGAGAGCGCACCATAGTTCAGCACCCTCCGCCCCGTGCAGGAGGCCGTTTACGTCCCGTATTCACAATAAGGGGGAGTCATCCTGATGCCCGGGAAACGCCGGTCTGTAGGCGGGAATACCCGGCTCCTCCTGGTTGCGGCATCAGTCATCGTCGCCTTCGCCGCAAACGCTGCCGGGCTTTTTTTCGGCATCACCAGTGTCCTCCCTCACCTCTTCTACCTGCCGATCGTGCTTGTCGCCTACTGGTTCCCCCGCCGTGGCACCGCCTCCTCGCTCGCCCTGAGCCTCGGCTACCTGGCGATGACCCTGCCCTTCGCCAGGGGAGACGCAGGGCTGGCTGTTGCGGCGCTTGCGCGGGCCGTGGTCTTCGTTGCCATCGGCGCTGTCGTCTCACTTCTCTCCCTGAGACTGCGGGAGCAGGAGCAGCGTTACCGCGGGGTCTTTGATAACTCAGAGGCAGGGACATTCATCGTTGCACCGGAGAATGCCGGTCCCCGCATCGAGGAGGTCAACTACGTGGGTGCCGCCCTCCTCGGTTCCACAGCAAAAGACCTGATCGGCGAGCCCATCACCCGGTTCCTCGACGACCCGGGGGCGTGGAGAGATTTCCAGGTGAAAGTCCGCCCTGATAAGGCCGTCTACGGCTACGAAACGGCCCTCCGCCGTCCGGACGGGGTTGCCGTCCAGGTAATCGTATCAGGCGGCCGGCTCCCGGACGGACGGATCATCCTCACGCTCGTCGATATCACCGCCCGGAAGAGCGCCGAAGATGCGCTCCGCCAGGCCAACACCAAACTGAATATGATGGGGCGCCTCACCAGAAACGACCTTATGTCGGCGGTATCGGGACTCCTCCGGAGGATCAGCGAGGGGATGGGTGAGTTTGACGACCCTGCCGTCCGCCGGTATCTGGAGAGCCTGGAAGAGGATGCCCGGTTCGTGCAGCGCCGTGCGGAGATCACCCGTGACTATCAGGACCTCGGTCTCCGTCCGCCGGGATGGCAGCCCCTGCAGGAGGTGATCCGGGAAGTGACGTCGTGCCTGCTGCTGCCCGGGGTCTCGGTCCGTTCCTGG is a genomic window of Methanoculleus bourgensis MS2 containing:
- a CDS encoding ATP-binding protein, whose protein sequence is MPGKRRSVGGNTRLLLVAASVIVAFAANAAGLFFGITSVLPHLFYLPIVLVAYWFPRRGTASSLALSLGYLAMTLPFARGDAGLAVAALARAVVFVAIGAVVSLLSLRLREQEQRYRGVFDNSEAGTFIVAPENAGPRIEEVNYVGAALLGSTAKDLIGEPITRFLDDPGAWRDFQVKVRPDKAVYGYETALRRPDGVAVQVIVSGGRLPDGRIILTLVDITARKSAEDALRQANTKLNMMGRLTRNDLMSAVSGLLRRISEGMGEFDDPAVRRYLESLEEDARFVQRRAEITRDYQDLGLRPPGWQPLQEVIREVTSCLLLPGVSVRSWVERLEVFADPMLDRVYVNLIENSARHGETVSEVVITYQLRDDGLVIYVEDDGVGVPEAEKEKIFEYRVDGGGGLGLFLVREILSITGMTIQETGRPGEGARFEIHVPPDGYRLI
- a CDS encoding endonuclease III domain-containing protein, which gives rise to MRPKPLTGDLLAIYDALHAAFGHQHWWPAKTPFETMVGAILTQNVSWTNAAQAIANLEAAGMLDPDLLAAADTGDIARLIIPSRFYNQKAERIQEFAGIYVAEFQADPAVMAAVETGALRERLLAVRGFGKETVDTILLYACRKPVFVVDAYTRRIFSRYGLLPEKVSYDRTQRLFSDHLPPDVKLFNDYHAQIVRLGKTACRKSPLCDRCPIRRVCGSLRCAAADQMSRYDP
- a CDS encoding NAD+ synthase — protein: MKIALLQVNTVVGDLTGNAGRIAAGAEEAARSRPDLILAPELSLTGCPPRDLLLGRGFVERSLEVLEDLAADLEDAPPVIVGFAAQDRAGPGRPLLNAAALLRNGAVRETFGKTHLSPSGALDEGRYFEPAAGAPRVLSIGGRRVGVSIGEEIWCGGRSAGALVRAGAEVIVNISASPFAVGRQGLREEALSRTARDHQIPIAVANLVGGNDDLVFDGRSSAFSADGTLISRGAAFAEDIVTVDLDRPGPQAVAPDDLTPESEIWRALVLGTRDYVRKSGFETALLGLSGGIDSSLVAAVAARALGPENVLGVLLPSPYTSPESIEDAREVAESLGIRTCSLPIAPAMEAFDGILAGIFAGLPRDTTEENLQARIRAVVLMALANKFDSMLLSTGNKSEAAVGYSTLYGDMAGGLAVIGDISKGMVYRISRWLNRERTIIPDRVLEKPPSAELRPGQTDQEVLPPYDLLDAILHRHIDCFESPGDIIAAGYPAETVHRVLRMVRLAEFKRRQAAPGIRVTGRAFGTDWRMPIAARPWWQEEVCR